One region of Alosa alosa isolate M-15738 ecotype Scorff River chromosome 1, AALO_Geno_1.1, whole genome shotgun sequence genomic DNA includes:
- the spag5 gene encoding sperm-associated antigen 5 isoform X2, translated as MSATQGSPIKGPVRTPLRDVQNELAPRQQTHKFKSVMSESTTPGKKGHITSCHTAPRYIEDHVDEMQKTRCESTYETSNTDSSSGSPDDPGDITYKSFVCLGGEIQLSDTLNAADVTQGIPLDSNSHSTCVDGELAEGSFQSFHDGEPHFDHPYYQAERGMISSSDVSAVTPNVTDMSAFPDNLSASHLPVTHQSTTDIGDITFKSYDCSGVQIEVLGTPDKTSELSAFFKNLSVQDCQALSQSTVSFDGSEEVLLRSIQHADHPYCNAEKNTIREPAEMSHDVDQALEEDLVFQMHSQSHVESLLQVEEANTDAGSSNGQIEDITFKSFICMGGEVEVEVLEDASILSEKSAVIMEEKILENSQLSVNVTIHEEETSAAVLPGEGHVDHPYSEIQRPFASDVTVTNTSSEILVGSERRVDEDCSGAQFNCTNDQMTSVHGEDSAVLSYDRDSSSCTDDVCTKGSAPVPEDNVMTASSAGSQHVPPERSSDGLDSALGSSENPLQTSESEPEEMRRDSPQPVLGELPFVHSQQLSAPSTPKASFLCRSILLDPQADEQDSRLWAGALDSPLPPPQLNSTALPSSLTCMSVPPSPPGQALPATPEAPVAAVVRTAPHLDPAAAQAALLGYGPLQEQLRQMAELLIAASGNMAPRPAVVEYQHAVAATTPVKQRSVSVCTSPMQCMERSMNTSVQPVVEVLVSDASTTTDSLLWSLSTLSSGGLEALPRAELEQRLTSYVIMSEALLQQLASARAQAPNSGPPPSDMRNQLIQTDHTELSQMETYKDLYVIALDKIKSLQQDLQDLQNLRHNMQAMLSNMAAVKTDAEDTLASMKEIGDLVTADQKDMSRQVSQMRSLYGKCRETLRKMQQKTRDCLQQRDDMRQNMEEALQDKQAAFSVVEQLRAHCASQLAELEESVGSHQQLLEALRRSCPLQASFNNAYVETLSEAKELLKVKLEDHASLQEELGRARSLLQRTRPVLQQLHQRASAAQEQSERDRAEREQALEDRAQIQQELEQEQASLQDAEQQIVDLNTQLTILNAEMGVLRQQIAEVEEERDQLQRRSTELSATVTSTLASYAFLEQALGSETKKMQQSNHEAQEAREIASGLEQALEASQRQVLELTEALAQRDGLVSELCAQAESHTTQLRRLHKLEAELSSSKEMNEFLQMENELTREQMSESEGMLRTHLQGLRERNLECEDLKLALSQLRQERDALQEELSSSTTRAQAMLLEQGEQLTQATNHVTMLQHQVLCFNSTLELALSATASEPSMEDEAPEQPASFVDSIMKAMTHEEDKEQDQTNKTSEDTEVEDGHADGLSSTHSAFSRVPATTPRKHQDQESSVVQAVTKLSEMFTKLTTTLQQFQQHQDTEQEQLHRAKEELQEELHEEAHRHQQEEQELREQLQRLQAQLEKDATALQQKAQDEKTLNKLCGEMDKNLEQAQKHRAENIELRREGAELRRALQQSQVEAHVLKEELNRAIGQSASSTKAMDERIRLLKEVEKLKQSLAEVEESRSKLMERAKRHQTVHMMNQNKLERELHLLDDMIETVRKTLSSVPHVVKSSAELQKLLEFLG; from the exons ATGTCCGCCACACAAGGATCACCTATTAAAGGA CCTGTGAGGACACCCCTCCGAGATGTACAGAATGAACTTGCCCCCAGGCAACAGACCCACAAGTTCAAATCAGTCATGTCTGAAAGCACCACACCTGGAAAAAAG GGTCACATCACAAGTTGCCACACAGCGCCACGATATATTGAGGATCATGTTGATGAGATGCAGAAGACCCGTTGTGAGTCTACCTATGAAACTTCAAATACGGACTCTTCTAGTGGCTCTCCAGACGACCCGGGAGACATAACATACAAGTCGTTTGTGTGTTTAGGAGGAGAAATCCAGCTCTCTGATACATTAAATGCAGCAGATGTCACTCAGGGCATTCCACTGGACAGCAACAGTCATTCCACATGTGTTGACGGTGAACTAGCAGAGGGAAGTTTTCAGAGCTTTCATGATGGCGAGCCCCATTTTGATCATCCATACTATCAGGCAGAGAGAGGCATGATTTCATCCAGCGATGTCTCTGCTGTCACTCCGAATGTCACAGACATGTCTGCTTTTCCAGACAACCTGTCTGCATCACATCTTCCTGTTACACACCAGAGTACCACAGACATTGGTGACATTACATTCAAGTCGTATGACTGTTCTGGAGTGCAGATTGAGGTGTTGGGTACCCCTGACAAAACCTCTGAGCTTTCAGCTTTTTTCAAGAATTTATCAGTGCAGGACTGTCAAGCTCTTTCACAGAGCACTGTCAGTTTTGATGGAAGTGAAGAGGTGTTGCTTAGAAGCATCCAGCATGCAGATCATCCATATTGCAATGCGGAAAAGAACACGATTAGGGAGCCTGCTGAGATGTCTCATGATGTAGACCAAGCATTGGAAGAAGACCTTGTTTTTCAGATGCATTCCCAAAGCCATGTAGAGAGCTTGCTTCAAGTTGAAGAGGCAAATACCGATGCAGGTTCAAGTAATGGACAGATTGAAGACATTACATTCAAATCCTTTATCTGTATGGGAGGGGAGGTTGAGGTTGAGGTTTTGGAAGATGCCTCCATACTATCAGAAAAATCTGCTGTCATCATGGAGGAAAAGATACTGGAAAACAGTCAACTATCTGTCAATGTCACCATACATGAAGAGGAGACCAGTGCTGCTGTGCTACCTGGAGAAGGCCATGTTGATCATCCATACTCTGAAATCCAGAGGCCTTTTGCTAGTGATGTCACTGTCACTAACACATCGTCGGAGATCCTTGTCGGttcagagaggagagtggatgAAGACTGCAGTGGCGCTCAGTTCAATTGTACGAATGACCAAATGACTTCGGTGCACGGAGAGGACAGTGCAGTGCTTTCGTATGACCGAGACTCCAGTAGCTGCACTGATGATGTATGCACAAAGGGTTCTGCACCTGTCCCTGAAGACAATGTGATGACGGCATCGTCTGCAGGCTCCCAGCATGTACCACCAGAGAGGAGCAGCGATGGCCTGGACAGCGCTCTGGGCTCGTCTGAAAACCCCCTTCAGACATCTGAGAGCGAACCAGAGGAGATGCGGCGGGACAGCCCACAGCCTGTGCTGGGGGAGCTTCCGTTTGTCCACTCCCAGCAGCTCTCCGCCCCCTCCACCCCGAAAGCCTCCTTCTTATGCAGGAGCATCCTGCTGGACCCTCAAGCCGACGAGCAGGACAGCCGCCTCTGGGCCGGCGCTCTGGACAGCCCCCTGCCGCCTCCGCAGCTCAACTCCACCGCCCTGCCCTCCAGCCTCACCTGCATGTCCGTTCCTCCGTCTCCCCCTGGCCAGGCCCTGCCTGCGACTCCAGAGGCACCCGTGGCTGCAGTAGTGCGCACAGCTCCTCATCTGGACCCAGCGGCCGCCCAGGCAGCCCTGCTCGGGTATGGCCCACTGCAGGAGCAGCTGAGGCAGATGGCGGAGCTGCTCATCGCGGCATCGGGGAACATGGCCCCTCGGCCTGCGGTGGTGGAGTACCAGCATGCTGTGGCGGCCACCACGCCGGTCAAGCAGcggagtgtgtcagtgtgtacgTCGCCAATGCAGTGTATGGAGCGCAGCATGAACACGTCGGTCCAGCCGGTGGTGGAGGTGCTTGTGTCAGATGCCAGTACCACCACAGACTCCTTGCTATGGAGTTTGTCCAC TCTGAGCTCTGGCGGTTTGGAGGCTCTCCCGAGAGCTGAGTTGGAGCAGAGGCTGACCTCCTACGTCATCATGTCAGAGGCTCTGCTGCAGCAGCTGGCCTCTGCCCGGGCCCAGGCCCCCAACTCCGGCCCACCACCCTCCGACATGCGCAACCAGCTCATCCAGACAGACCACACTGAGCTCAGCCAG ATGGAAACTTATAAAGACCTGTATGTTATCGCCTTGGACAAGATTAAGAGTCTTCAGCAGGATCTACAGGATCTTCAGAACTTGCGGCACAACATGCAAGCCATGTTATCCAACATG GCGGCCGTGAAGACAGATGCTGAGGACACTTTGGCCTCCATGAAGGAAATTGGTGATCTTGTTACTGCAGATCAGAAGGACATGTCGAGACAG GTGTCTCAGATGAGGTCCCTCTATGGGAAGTGTCGGGAGACCCTGAGAAAGATGCAGCAGAAGACCAGAGACTGCCTTCAGCAGAGGGATGACATGAGACAGAACATGGAGGAGGCCCTGCAGGACAAACAGGCG GCCTTCAGTGTGGTGGAGCAGCTGCGGGCTCACTGTGCGTCTCAGCTGGCCGAACTGGAGGAGAGTGTGGGCTCGCACCAGCAGCTCCTGGAGGCCCTCAGACGCTCCTGCCCTCTGCAG GCTTCATTTAACAACGCTTACGTGGAGACTCTCAGTGAGGCCAAGGAGCTTTTGAAGGTCAAGTTGGAGGACCATGCTAGTTTGCAGGAGGAG CTGGGGCGGGCGCGGTCCCTCCTGCAGAGGACCAGGCCAGTGCTGCAGCAGCTGCACCAGAGGGCCTCCGCCGCGCAGGAACAGAGCGAGCGCGACCGGGCCGAGAGGGAGCAGGCCCTAGAGGACAGAGCCCAG ATCCAACAGGAACTGGAGCAAGAACAAGCAAGTCTTCAGGATGCAGAGCAACAGATTGTAGATTTAAACACTCAGTTGACTATCTTGAATGCAG AGATGGGGGTTCTGCGGCAGCAGATtgcggaggtggaggaggagcgcGACCAGTTGCAGCGGCGCAGCACGGAGCTCTCGGCCACAGTCACCTCCACCCTAGCTTCCTACGCCTTCCTGGAGCAGGCCCTGGGCAGCGAGACCAAGAA AATGCAGCAGTCTAACCACGAAGCCCAGGAAGCCAGAGAAATAGCCAGTGG TCTAGAGCAGGCTCTGGAGGCATCCCAGCGGCAGGTGCTGGAGCTGACCGAGGCCCTGGCCCAGAGGGACGGCCTGGTGAGTGAGCTCTGTGCCCAGGCCGAGAGCCACACTACCCAGCTGCGCCGGCTGCACAAGCTCGAAGCCGAACTGTCCAGCTCCAAGGAGATGAACGAG ttcCTGCAGATGGAGAACGAGTTGACGCGGGAGCAGATGTCAGAGAGTGAGGGGATGCTGCGCACCCACCTGCAGGGCCTCAGGGAGAGGAACCTGGAGTGTGAGGATCTCAAGCTGGCCCTCTCCCAGCTCAG gcaggaGCGGGACGCTCTGCAGGAGGAGCTGTCCAGCAGCACCACCCGAGCCCAGGCCATGCTGCTGGAGCAAGGGGAGCAGCTGACCCAGGCCACCAACCACGTCACCATGCTGCAGCATCAGGTGCTATGCTTCAACAGCACCCTGGAGCTCGCCCTCTCCGCCACG gcaTCAGAACCCTCTATGGAGGACGAGGCTCCAGAGCAGCCAGCCTCATTTGTGGACTCCATCATGAAGGCCATGACCCATGAGGAGGACAAGGAACAGGACCAGACTAACAAGACGTCTGAGGACACAG AAGTGGAGGATGGCCATGCTGATGGATTGAGCAGTACACACAGTGCCTTCTCCCGTGTGCCGGCTACTACGCCCAGAAAACACCAAG ATCAGGAGAGCTCTGTTGTGCAGGCGGTGACCAAGCTGTCTGAGATGTTCACTAAGCTCACCACCACCCtccagcagttccagcagcaccaGGACACAGAGCAGGAGCAGCTCCATAGAGCCAA ggaggagctgcaggaggaGCTGCACGAGGAGGCCCACAGGCACCAGCAGGAGGAGCAAGAGCTGCGGGAGCAGCTGCAGCGGCTGCAGGCCCAGCTGGAGAAGGACGCCACCGCCCTGCAGCAGAAGGCCCAG GATGAGAAGACACTGAACAAGTTGTGCGGTGAGATGGACAAGAACCTGGAGCAGGCCCAGAAACACAGAGCAGAGAACATC GAGTTGCGGAGGGAAGGGGCGGAGTTGCGGCGGGCGCTGCAGCAGTCTCAAGTGGAGGCTCACGTTCTGAAGGAAGAGCTGAACCGAGCCATTGGCCAATCGGCTTCAAGCACCAAGGCCATGGATGAGAGGATCCGCCTTCTTAAAGAG GTGGAGAAGCTGAAGCAGAGTTTGGCTGAGGTGGAGGAGTCCAGGTCCAAGCTTatggagagagcaaagagaCAT CAAACGGTCCACATGATGAACCAGAACAAGCTGGAGCGAGAGCTGCATCTCCTGGACGACATGATCGAGACCGTCAGGAAG ACTTTGTCCTCTGTGCCGCATGTGGTGAAGAGCTCTGCGGAACTGCAGAAACTGTTGGAGTTTCTTGGATGA
- the spag5 gene encoding sperm-associated antigen 5 isoform X1, which produces MSATQGSPIKGVSAPVRTPLRDVQNELAPRQQTHKFKSVMSESTTPGKKGHITSCHTAPRYIEDHVDEMQKTRCESTYETSNTDSSSGSPDDPGDITYKSFVCLGGEIQLSDTLNAADVTQGIPLDSNSHSTCVDGELAEGSFQSFHDGEPHFDHPYYQAERGMISSSDVSAVTPNVTDMSAFPDNLSASHLPVTHQSTTDIGDITFKSYDCSGVQIEVLGTPDKTSELSAFFKNLSVQDCQALSQSTVSFDGSEEVLLRSIQHADHPYCNAEKNTIREPAEMSHDVDQALEEDLVFQMHSQSHVESLLQVEEANTDAGSSNGQIEDITFKSFICMGGEVEVEVLEDASILSEKSAVIMEEKILENSQLSVNVTIHEEETSAAVLPGEGHVDHPYSEIQRPFASDVTVTNTSSEILVGSERRVDEDCSGAQFNCTNDQMTSVHGEDSAVLSYDRDSSSCTDDVCTKGSAPVPEDNVMTASSAGSQHVPPERSSDGLDSALGSSENPLQTSESEPEEMRRDSPQPVLGELPFVHSQQLSAPSTPKASFLCRSILLDPQADEQDSRLWAGALDSPLPPPQLNSTALPSSLTCMSVPPSPPGQALPATPEAPVAAVVRTAPHLDPAAAQAALLGYGPLQEQLRQMAELLIAASGNMAPRPAVVEYQHAVAATTPVKQRSVSVCTSPMQCMERSMNTSVQPVVEVLVSDASTTTDSLLWSLSTLSSGGLEALPRAELEQRLTSYVIMSEALLQQLASARAQAPNSGPPPSDMRNQLIQTDHTELSQMETYKDLYVIALDKIKSLQQDLQDLQNLRHNMQAMLSNMAAVKTDAEDTLASMKEIGDLVTADQKDMSRQVSQMRSLYGKCRETLRKMQQKTRDCLQQRDDMRQNMEEALQDKQAAFSVVEQLRAHCASQLAELEESVGSHQQLLEALRRSCPLQASFNNAYVETLSEAKELLKVKLEDHASLQEELGRARSLLQRTRPVLQQLHQRASAAQEQSERDRAEREQALEDRAQIQQELEQEQASLQDAEQQIVDLNTQLTILNAEMGVLRQQIAEVEEERDQLQRRSTELSATVTSTLASYAFLEQALGSETKKMQQSNHEAQEAREIASGLEQALEASQRQVLELTEALAQRDGLVSELCAQAESHTTQLRRLHKLEAELSSSKEMNEFLQMENELTREQMSESEGMLRTHLQGLRERNLECEDLKLALSQLRQERDALQEELSSSTTRAQAMLLEQGEQLTQATNHVTMLQHQVLCFNSTLELALSATASEPSMEDEAPEQPASFVDSIMKAMTHEEDKEQDQTNKTSEDTEVEDGHADGLSSTHSAFSRVPATTPRKHQDQESSVVQAVTKLSEMFTKLTTTLQQFQQHQDTEQEQLHRAKEELQEELHEEAHRHQQEEQELREQLQRLQAQLEKDATALQQKAQDEKTLNKLCGEMDKNLEQAQKHRAENIELRREGAELRRALQQSQVEAHVLKEELNRAIGQSASSTKAMDERIRLLKEVEKLKQSLAEVEESRSKLMERAKRHQTVHMMNQNKLERELHLLDDMIETVRKTLSSVPHVVKSSAELQKLLEFLG; this is translated from the exons ATGTCCGCCACACAAGGATCACCTATTAAAGGAGTCAGTGCA CCTGTGAGGACACCCCTCCGAGATGTACAGAATGAACTTGCCCCCAGGCAACAGACCCACAAGTTCAAATCAGTCATGTCTGAAAGCACCACACCTGGAAAAAAG GGTCACATCACAAGTTGCCACACAGCGCCACGATATATTGAGGATCATGTTGATGAGATGCAGAAGACCCGTTGTGAGTCTACCTATGAAACTTCAAATACGGACTCTTCTAGTGGCTCTCCAGACGACCCGGGAGACATAACATACAAGTCGTTTGTGTGTTTAGGAGGAGAAATCCAGCTCTCTGATACATTAAATGCAGCAGATGTCACTCAGGGCATTCCACTGGACAGCAACAGTCATTCCACATGTGTTGACGGTGAACTAGCAGAGGGAAGTTTTCAGAGCTTTCATGATGGCGAGCCCCATTTTGATCATCCATACTATCAGGCAGAGAGAGGCATGATTTCATCCAGCGATGTCTCTGCTGTCACTCCGAATGTCACAGACATGTCTGCTTTTCCAGACAACCTGTCTGCATCACATCTTCCTGTTACACACCAGAGTACCACAGACATTGGTGACATTACATTCAAGTCGTATGACTGTTCTGGAGTGCAGATTGAGGTGTTGGGTACCCCTGACAAAACCTCTGAGCTTTCAGCTTTTTTCAAGAATTTATCAGTGCAGGACTGTCAAGCTCTTTCACAGAGCACTGTCAGTTTTGATGGAAGTGAAGAGGTGTTGCTTAGAAGCATCCAGCATGCAGATCATCCATATTGCAATGCGGAAAAGAACACGATTAGGGAGCCTGCTGAGATGTCTCATGATGTAGACCAAGCATTGGAAGAAGACCTTGTTTTTCAGATGCATTCCCAAAGCCATGTAGAGAGCTTGCTTCAAGTTGAAGAGGCAAATACCGATGCAGGTTCAAGTAATGGACAGATTGAAGACATTACATTCAAATCCTTTATCTGTATGGGAGGGGAGGTTGAGGTTGAGGTTTTGGAAGATGCCTCCATACTATCAGAAAAATCTGCTGTCATCATGGAGGAAAAGATACTGGAAAACAGTCAACTATCTGTCAATGTCACCATACATGAAGAGGAGACCAGTGCTGCTGTGCTACCTGGAGAAGGCCATGTTGATCATCCATACTCTGAAATCCAGAGGCCTTTTGCTAGTGATGTCACTGTCACTAACACATCGTCGGAGATCCTTGTCGGttcagagaggagagtggatgAAGACTGCAGTGGCGCTCAGTTCAATTGTACGAATGACCAAATGACTTCGGTGCACGGAGAGGACAGTGCAGTGCTTTCGTATGACCGAGACTCCAGTAGCTGCACTGATGATGTATGCACAAAGGGTTCTGCACCTGTCCCTGAAGACAATGTGATGACGGCATCGTCTGCAGGCTCCCAGCATGTACCACCAGAGAGGAGCAGCGATGGCCTGGACAGCGCTCTGGGCTCGTCTGAAAACCCCCTTCAGACATCTGAGAGCGAACCAGAGGAGATGCGGCGGGACAGCCCACAGCCTGTGCTGGGGGAGCTTCCGTTTGTCCACTCCCAGCAGCTCTCCGCCCCCTCCACCCCGAAAGCCTCCTTCTTATGCAGGAGCATCCTGCTGGACCCTCAAGCCGACGAGCAGGACAGCCGCCTCTGGGCCGGCGCTCTGGACAGCCCCCTGCCGCCTCCGCAGCTCAACTCCACCGCCCTGCCCTCCAGCCTCACCTGCATGTCCGTTCCTCCGTCTCCCCCTGGCCAGGCCCTGCCTGCGACTCCAGAGGCACCCGTGGCTGCAGTAGTGCGCACAGCTCCTCATCTGGACCCAGCGGCCGCCCAGGCAGCCCTGCTCGGGTATGGCCCACTGCAGGAGCAGCTGAGGCAGATGGCGGAGCTGCTCATCGCGGCATCGGGGAACATGGCCCCTCGGCCTGCGGTGGTGGAGTACCAGCATGCTGTGGCGGCCACCACGCCGGTCAAGCAGcggagtgtgtcagtgtgtacgTCGCCAATGCAGTGTATGGAGCGCAGCATGAACACGTCGGTCCAGCCGGTGGTGGAGGTGCTTGTGTCAGATGCCAGTACCACCACAGACTCCTTGCTATGGAGTTTGTCCAC TCTGAGCTCTGGCGGTTTGGAGGCTCTCCCGAGAGCTGAGTTGGAGCAGAGGCTGACCTCCTACGTCATCATGTCAGAGGCTCTGCTGCAGCAGCTGGCCTCTGCCCGGGCCCAGGCCCCCAACTCCGGCCCACCACCCTCCGACATGCGCAACCAGCTCATCCAGACAGACCACACTGAGCTCAGCCAG ATGGAAACTTATAAAGACCTGTATGTTATCGCCTTGGACAAGATTAAGAGTCTTCAGCAGGATCTACAGGATCTTCAGAACTTGCGGCACAACATGCAAGCCATGTTATCCAACATG GCGGCCGTGAAGACAGATGCTGAGGACACTTTGGCCTCCATGAAGGAAATTGGTGATCTTGTTACTGCAGATCAGAAGGACATGTCGAGACAG GTGTCTCAGATGAGGTCCCTCTATGGGAAGTGTCGGGAGACCCTGAGAAAGATGCAGCAGAAGACCAGAGACTGCCTTCAGCAGAGGGATGACATGAGACAGAACATGGAGGAGGCCCTGCAGGACAAACAGGCG GCCTTCAGTGTGGTGGAGCAGCTGCGGGCTCACTGTGCGTCTCAGCTGGCCGAACTGGAGGAGAGTGTGGGCTCGCACCAGCAGCTCCTGGAGGCCCTCAGACGCTCCTGCCCTCTGCAG GCTTCATTTAACAACGCTTACGTGGAGACTCTCAGTGAGGCCAAGGAGCTTTTGAAGGTCAAGTTGGAGGACCATGCTAGTTTGCAGGAGGAG CTGGGGCGGGCGCGGTCCCTCCTGCAGAGGACCAGGCCAGTGCTGCAGCAGCTGCACCAGAGGGCCTCCGCCGCGCAGGAACAGAGCGAGCGCGACCGGGCCGAGAGGGAGCAGGCCCTAGAGGACAGAGCCCAG ATCCAACAGGAACTGGAGCAAGAACAAGCAAGTCTTCAGGATGCAGAGCAACAGATTGTAGATTTAAACACTCAGTTGACTATCTTGAATGCAG AGATGGGGGTTCTGCGGCAGCAGATtgcggaggtggaggaggagcgcGACCAGTTGCAGCGGCGCAGCACGGAGCTCTCGGCCACAGTCACCTCCACCCTAGCTTCCTACGCCTTCCTGGAGCAGGCCCTGGGCAGCGAGACCAAGAA AATGCAGCAGTCTAACCACGAAGCCCAGGAAGCCAGAGAAATAGCCAGTGG TCTAGAGCAGGCTCTGGAGGCATCCCAGCGGCAGGTGCTGGAGCTGACCGAGGCCCTGGCCCAGAGGGACGGCCTGGTGAGTGAGCTCTGTGCCCAGGCCGAGAGCCACACTACCCAGCTGCGCCGGCTGCACAAGCTCGAAGCCGAACTGTCCAGCTCCAAGGAGATGAACGAG ttcCTGCAGATGGAGAACGAGTTGACGCGGGAGCAGATGTCAGAGAGTGAGGGGATGCTGCGCACCCACCTGCAGGGCCTCAGGGAGAGGAACCTGGAGTGTGAGGATCTCAAGCTGGCCCTCTCCCAGCTCAG gcaggaGCGGGACGCTCTGCAGGAGGAGCTGTCCAGCAGCACCACCCGAGCCCAGGCCATGCTGCTGGAGCAAGGGGAGCAGCTGACCCAGGCCACCAACCACGTCACCATGCTGCAGCATCAGGTGCTATGCTTCAACAGCACCCTGGAGCTCGCCCTCTCCGCCACG gcaTCAGAACCCTCTATGGAGGACGAGGCTCCAGAGCAGCCAGCCTCATTTGTGGACTCCATCATGAAGGCCATGACCCATGAGGAGGACAAGGAACAGGACCAGACTAACAAGACGTCTGAGGACACAG AAGTGGAGGATGGCCATGCTGATGGATTGAGCAGTACACACAGTGCCTTCTCCCGTGTGCCGGCTACTACGCCCAGAAAACACCAAG ATCAGGAGAGCTCTGTTGTGCAGGCGGTGACCAAGCTGTCTGAGATGTTCACTAAGCTCACCACCACCCtccagcagttccagcagcaccaGGACACAGAGCAGGAGCAGCTCCATAGAGCCAA ggaggagctgcaggaggaGCTGCACGAGGAGGCCCACAGGCACCAGCAGGAGGAGCAAGAGCTGCGGGAGCAGCTGCAGCGGCTGCAGGCCCAGCTGGAGAAGGACGCCACCGCCCTGCAGCAGAAGGCCCAG GATGAGAAGACACTGAACAAGTTGTGCGGTGAGATGGACAAGAACCTGGAGCAGGCCCAGAAACACAGAGCAGAGAACATC GAGTTGCGGAGGGAAGGGGCGGAGTTGCGGCGGGCGCTGCAGCAGTCTCAAGTGGAGGCTCACGTTCTGAAGGAAGAGCTGAACCGAGCCATTGGCCAATCGGCTTCAAGCACCAAGGCCATGGATGAGAGGATCCGCCTTCTTAAAGAG GTGGAGAAGCTGAAGCAGAGTTTGGCTGAGGTGGAGGAGTCCAGGTCCAAGCTTatggagagagcaaagagaCAT CAAACGGTCCACATGATGAACCAGAACAAGCTGGAGCGAGAGCTGCATCTCCTGGACGACATGATCGAGACCGTCAGGAAG ACTTTGTCCTCTGTGCCGCATGTGGTGAAGAGCTCTGCGGAACTGCAGAAACTGTTGGAGTTTCTTGGATGA